From the genome of Pseudanabaena sp. FACHB-2040, one region includes:
- a CDS encoding diguanylate cyclase: MANVLIVEDEPIAAWNIREALEQLGHQIVDEVTSGQQAIDTARLIRPDLVLMDIRLTGEIDGIEAAETIQGHLSIPVIFLTAYADEMTVQRAIATSPFGYIVKPFRWRELQTSIEIALHRHRQEKHLESAESQLLTTLESLGDGTVTTDSEGLVNFLNPVAEVLTGWSRQTAIGQPVEAVLVLLEAQTEIQAKIEPHLLRQALQRSGGWPLSQDCLLQTRQGTTRYISISAASIRDQPGRLLGGVLVFRDITERKQLEQRLRQQAEREQILSTIALAIRQSLNLEVVLKTTTEAVQQLLQVNRVIIYRLEPDGSGSVIAESLAGDYTSMQDVVLHDPCLTAPLCLEKYRSGYVQAIADLQTAGLSDCYLALLEPFQVRAHLVVPILTRQQQLWGLLVAQQCVAPRSWQGMEIDLMQQISLQVGIAIQQSQLYEQSRRQAHQEALLNEIVQAIRTSLNLDQVLHQTAERLISAFAVSRSVIRLGRDTDDSFVYSVSQAASDVEVLSDKTMPITDNPLVQALFEREAVVAIADVAAADWLRSLQPYFQRNGIQAWLGIAIRFEGKVRGMLCLQQCDRTRTWLDDEAQLATRVADQLAVTIQQVELYRRLHRANQELNRLAHLDGLTQVANRRFFDEYLETEFRRQRRYNTCLTLILCDVDHFKQFNDTYGHLAGDDCLRAIAQTLSQVLKRPGDLLARYGGEEFAIVLPDTPLEGAIALAENILTAIRQLQIAVTETGPLAQVTVSLGIASLDIIPTDAPAGLILAADQALYLAKAQGRNRYCLPFQPQSEELKPSV, from the coding sequence CTAGAGCAGCTAGGGCACCAGATTGTCGATGAAGTCACATCTGGCCAGCAGGCGATTGATACAGCCCGTCTAATACGGCCTGATCTGGTGCTCATGGACATCCGACTGACTGGCGAAATTGACGGTATCGAGGCGGCTGAGACGATTCAGGGGCATCTCAGCATTCCGGTGATTTTTCTGACTGCCTATGCCGATGAGATGACGGTGCAGCGTGCGATCGCAACCTCGCCCTTTGGCTACATCGTCAAGCCCTTTCGCTGGCGCGAACTGCAGACCAGTATTGAGATTGCGCTGCACCGTCATCGCCAGGAGAAGCATCTAGAAAGCGCGGAAAGTCAGCTGCTGACGACGCTAGAGAGCTTAGGGGATGGCACCGTAACGACCGATTCTGAGGGCCTAGTCAACTTTCTTAACCCGGTAGCTGAAGTCCTCACGGGCTGGTCGCGGCAAACGGCCATTGGTCAGCCGGTGGAGGCAGTGCTGGTGCTGCTAGAGGCGCAGACAGAGATTCAGGCGAAGATAGAGCCTCATTTGCTGCGGCAGGCGCTCCAGCGCTCAGGGGGGTGGCCGCTTTCCCAAGATTGCCTGCTGCAGACCCGCCAGGGAACGACTCGATACATCTCGATTTCTGCTGCCTCTATTCGCGACCAGCCGGGGCGGCTGTTGGGGGGCGTTCTGGTGTTTCGAGATATTACTGAGCGCAAGCAGCTAGAACAGCGGCTGCGGCAGCAGGCCGAGCGAGAGCAAATTCTTAGCACCATTGCCCTGGCCATTCGTCAATCTTTGAACCTAGAAGTGGTGCTAAAGACCACGACCGAGGCCGTACAGCAACTGCTGCAGGTCAATCGAGTTATTATTTACCGGCTAGAGCCCGATGGCAGCGGCAGTGTGATTGCGGAGTCTCTGGCCGGAGACTATACCTCCATGCAGGATGTGGTGTTGCATGATCCTTGCTTAACTGCGCCGCTTTGCCTAGAAAAGTATCGCAGCGGCTACGTTCAGGCAATTGCCGACCTGCAAACGGCAGGGTTGTCTGACTGCTATCTGGCCTTGCTAGAGCCGTTTCAGGTCAGGGCTCATCTGGTGGTGCCGATTCTGACCCGACAGCAGCAGCTTTGGGGCCTACTGGTAGCCCAACAGTGCGTCGCTCCTCGATCCTGGCAAGGGATGGAGATCGACCTGATGCAGCAAATCTCGCTGCAGGTGGGCATCGCTATTCAACAGAGCCAGCTCTATGAGCAGAGCCGTCGTCAGGCTCACCAAGAGGCGCTGCTCAATGAGATTGTCCAAGCCATTCGTACCTCTCTCAATCTGGATCAGGTGCTGCACCAGACTGCTGAACGGCTAATTTCGGCGTTTGCGGTCAGCCGCAGCGTCATTCGCTTGGGTCGAGATACGGATGACAGTTTTGTGTACAGCGTCAGCCAAGCTGCATCTGATGTGGAGGTGTTGTCGGACAAGACAATGCCGATTACTGATAATCCGCTGGTGCAGGCCCTGTTTGAACGCGAAGCTGTCGTTGCGATCGCAGATGTGGCGGCGGCAGATTGGCTGCGGTCCCTGCAGCCATATTTTCAGCGCAACGGCATCCAGGCCTGGCTGGGCATCGCCATCCGCTTTGAGGGAAAGGTCAGAGGTATGCTGTGTTTGCAGCAGTGCGATCGCACCCGCACCTGGCTAGACGATGAAGCGCAGCTGGCGACCAGAGTAGCCGATCAGCTAGCGGTCACGATTCAGCAGGTAGAGCTTTACCGGCGGCTGCACCGGGCCAATCAAGAACTCAACCGCTTAGCCCACCTAGACGGGCTCACTCAGGTGGCCAACCGCCGGTTCTTCGACGAGTATCTAGAGACAGAGTTTCGGCGGCAGCGGCGATACAACACCTGCTTGACCCTGATCCTCTGTGATGTCGATCACTTTAAGCAATTCAACGATACCTATGGCCATCTGGCCGGAGACGACTGCCTACGCGCCATTGCCCAAACCCTTTCCCAAGTGTTGAAGCGACCTGGCGACTTGCTGGCCCGCTACGGCGGAGAAGAGTTTGCCATCGTGCTGCCCGATACCCCTCTAGAAGGTGCGATCGCTTTGGCTGAAAACATCCTGACCGCGATCCGCCAGCTCCAAATCGCAGTGACAGAAACCGGCCCACTGGCCCAGGTGACAGTCAGCTTAGGCATTGCCAGCCTGGATATCATACCGACCGATGCGCCCGCTGGCCTAATATTGGCTGCTGATCAGGCCCTCTACCTAGCCAAAGCTCAAGGCCGTAACCGCTACTGTTTGCCCTTTCAACCCCAGTCCGAGGAACTTAAACCAAGCGTTTAA
- a CDS encoding IscS subfamily cysteine desulfurase produces MTQRPIYLDCNATTPVDPRVVDAMVPFFTEHFGNPASVTHAYGWAAEAAVKQARSTLAAAIQATPEEIVFTSGATEANNLALKGVAEAYFAKGRHLITVQTEHSAILDPCRYLESLGFEVTYLPVQADGLINLAALENAFREDTVLVSVMAANNEIGVLQPLSEIGAHCRRRNVLFHTDAAQALGKIPLDVAAMQIDLMSMTAHKVYGPKGIGALYVRRRQPRVKLAPQLHGGGHERGMRSGTLYPPQIVGFAKAVELALAELPQEAPRQIALRNRLWEQLQPLPDLYLNGHATQRLPGNLNISVAGVDGQALLLGLRSTVALSSGSACSSTTLAPSHVLTALGRSEELAYASLRFGLGRFTTEAEIDRVAEAAIATIQSLRRAASGVKG; encoded by the coding sequence GTGACTCAGCGCCCAATCTATCTTGACTGCAATGCGACAACCCCGGTCGATCCTCGGGTGGTAGACGCTATGGTGCCCTTTTTTACTGAGCACTTTGGTAATCCGGCCAGCGTCACCCATGCCTATGGTTGGGCGGCCGAAGCTGCGGTCAAACAGGCTAGATCTACTCTGGCAGCAGCCATCCAGGCCACTCCAGAGGAGATCGTCTTTACCAGCGGCGCTACCGAAGCCAACAACCTAGCCCTAAAAGGCGTGGCTGAAGCCTATTTTGCCAAAGGGCGGCACCTGATTACCGTACAGACTGAACACAGCGCGATCCTCGATCCCTGCCGCTATCTAGAATCTTTGGGGTTTGAGGTGACCTACCTGCCGGTGCAGGCCGATGGCCTGATTAACCTAGCCGCCCTGGAAAATGCCTTTCGAGAGGATACGGTGCTGGTATCAGTCATGGCCGCCAACAATGAAATTGGCGTGCTGCAGCCCCTCTCTGAGATTGGTGCTCACTGCCGCCGCCGCAATGTGCTGTTTCACACTGATGCGGCCCAGGCCCTGGGCAAAATCCCGCTAGACGTGGCCGCTATGCAGATCGATCTGATGTCAATGACGGCTCACAAGGTCTATGGCCCCAAAGGCATTGGTGCGCTCTATGTGCGGCGACGACAGCCCCGAGTCAAGCTGGCCCCACAGCTCCACGGAGGAGGCCACGAACGCGGCATGCGCTCAGGCACCCTCTACCCGCCTCAGATCGTCGGCTTTGCCAAGGCCGTTGAGCTGGCTCTAGCAGAGCTGCCACAGGAAGCCCCACGACAGATCGCCTTGCGAAATCGGCTTTGGGAGCAGCTACAGCCGCTGCCCGATCTCTATCTCAATGGCCATGCGACCCAACGACTACCCGGCAACTTGAATATCAGTGTTGCAGGCGTAGACGGTCAAGCTCTGCTCTTGGGCCTGCGCTCGACAGTGGCGCTGTCTTCAGGCTCTGCCTGCAGCTCTACGACCCTGGCACCGTCCCACGTCCTCACCGCCCTGGGCCGCTCTGAAGAGTTGGCCTATGCTTCTCTGCGCTTTGGATTGGGTCGGTTTACGACTGAAGCGGAGATTGATCGGGTGGCGGAGGCTGCGATCGCAACCATCCAATCCTTACGACGGGCTGCTTCAGGTGTGAAGGGGTGA